One Clostridia bacterium DNA window includes the following coding sequences:
- the ruvC gene encoding crossover junction endodeoxyribonuclease RuvC produces the protein MRILGIDPGIAIMGYGVIDNIGNRFNVIDYGAICTSSDSKMPDRLVILYNDLKEIIEEYQPEDVAVEELFFNKNIKTALTVGHARGVAILAAANMGKNIYEYTPLQVKQAVVGYGRAKKQQVQEMTKILLNLPEVPKPDDVADALAVAICHCHSVDFNNLINKNV, from the coding sequence ATGAGGATATTAGGAATAGACCCTGGTATAGCTATAATGGGGTACGGCGTAATTGACAATATAGGGAACAGGTTTAATGTAATAGATTATGGGGCCATATGTACCAGTTCAGACAGCAAAATGCCTGATAGGTTGGTTATTCTATACAATGATTTGAAAGAGATAATAGAAGAGTATCAGCCTGAGGATGTGGCTGTAGAGGAGTTGTTTTTTAACAAAAACATAAAAACGGCTTTAACTGTGGGGCATGCAAGGGGTGTAGCTATATTGGCCGCCGCAAATATGGGTAAAAATATCTATGAATATACACCACTGCAAGTTAAACAGGCTGTAGTGGGTTATGGAAGAGCTAAAAAACAACAAGTGCAGGAAATGACTAAAATTTTGCTGAATTTACCGGAGGTGCCTAAACCTGATGATGTAGCAGATGCGCTGGCTGTAGCCATATGTCACTGCCATTCAGTTGATTTTAATAATTTGATAAATAAAAATGTATAG